From the genome of Xyrauchen texanus isolate HMW12.3.18 chromosome 7, RBS_HiC_50CHRs, whole genome shotgun sequence:
GTGGAAATTAATTAAATCACTTAAACCCTCTGGAATCAGCTTTTTGTTATACGCATATGGATGTGGAACAGCAAGGTTACCATGGAAATATGTGGAAACAATTTTTCCATTAGAAAACACCAATGGGTTGTGCACCGTGGCACTTCTGTTTACACAATCTCAGGTGAGACATGCGCCCCCAAAGATACCTTTAGTAActaactttactaacattatataGTATATCAAACATATGCCTCTTTTAAGTACCAGTAATAGTTCACCTACTATTACTTTGAAATCACCAATGCGTAATAGTGATTCTTCATTCCGTTCATGGGTTAAATGTGTCTTGAATAAGCATGCACTTAATAGCATCAAAGCTCTTAGATATCAGGTATATAATAAGTTCTAAAAGCCCCCTTTGTGAAGCAGGGGGTAGTGGGAGAAGGAATCAATCATGGAGGGTGCTTAGATCCTCTCAAACCCTGCCTTTTAATCATCAGCCCGGTAAACAGGATCTTTGCAAGTAAACTATGAGTCTCCTGGAGCAAGTTCGTCAACAAGAACCTTTTGAGCAGCATTGGGGGTCCATTCTCATGTAGCCTGTTTTACATGCCCTCTCTGTCCCACATCACCCTCTCTATGTGTATATGAATCATCAgactatgagagagagagagagagagagagagagagagagagagatgtgctcTCAGGACATAGTGCTATTCCTGTCTGGGTGTTTCTGTGCACAGTAAAATGTGCTCTCTTCAAATGCTTTCACCGAGAGCTTGCTTCTCTCCCTTAGTGGTGGTGGGGGTGGGGGCAAagagggaaaaagagagagagaggaggaagaaGTGTGGGTGGCTATGGGTGGAACAAGCTACAGACAGAAGAGTAGAGAAATTTGTCTGGAGAGattgaggaggaggagaggggtTTAGAGATAGAAAATAAAGCACCTACATGGTGTTTATCTCTTGGTGGTGTACGTTACATGGCTCCTCTGCTTCCAAAAATCAGTGGAATGAGAAAATGTGTTTAACTGAGCTGATAGTACAACACTTAAATTGGTAGCCAAAAGCATTATCATGGTCAGAAATGTAATTAACAAACATCCAAGGGGTCGGGGGATTTGTAAAACTTTGTGAATGATGGGCATTTGAATTCTGAGGAAATCTATGTGGCGCTAATGATGAGTAAAAAAGCTCCACTTTACTCAAAAGACATTAGAACAGGCAAGTCGTGTATACATTTTCAGTCTAAACAGTAACATCAACATACATTTTTGGGAAAAGTGTAGGTGGGTCTTTCAGTCTCAAATTTAATCTCTTAGTTATATAACAGAATGCATTTTGCTCACTAAATAGCAAAGAGCAGTTCTTCTAAAACTAATCTGAAACCCGAAACCTGTGAAATTCTTCAGATTTATTCGTTGGACTAGGCTGAAGTAAAAGGTAAAGTTGGATGGTTGATATTTATCTCTTGGTACAGTTTTCACATATAGCTCCTCTTTCTAAGCAATGGGGACAAGAATGTTTAATGTCAGGGCTTTAAAGACCCATCACTTTGAAGAACTCTAGTGATTACCACATGAGAAGAATAGCTGTTGCTGATTGGAACTTCCCAACCTGTCCTTAGCTTCCCACTGTGCTGATGAAACTATTAAGTAAACAGATAGGCTGACATTCTTGTCAAAAATCAGATAGGACCAGAGGGAGTTTTTAGCTACAATGCCAGTGGTGGTAAAAGTCCTCTcacattatttaaattgttatgtGTCATTCTCACCAGTGACATCATTAGAAGCTGTCTGGACATgtttcatcacatttcattatgcTCCATCAGCCCCCCTCCAGCACTATAATTATTTCTATGGGTCATTAAAACATTCTGGAGATCACAGAAAGAGTATCTTGAGGAAAACCTCTGCTGGCATGAAGCAGTTGCATTCCATTAGTGATCACAATGTGCTTTTGGTGCATTAAGACAGCTGCTAAAGTGTGTGTTGTGTCTTTCTCTGGTTAGCATGCCTTTAATGTTTGCATGTGTGCAGGACTGTCCTTGGTGTAGACACCCTTAAGCCTGTTCTACTCTAACCCAATAATTTGCAACAAATTGTGCATTCTAATGGCACACTTGGCCTTAGAATGCTTCCGTGGgaaaaagaacacacacacacacacacacacacatttgtttttcggGTAGTACTTTACATTAATGATTCATTAGTTAAGGGTTTTCAAAGGGgcttattaattaataataattaatttacaaatgcatccatccatcttcaatcttcaaccacttatccaaaGTCAGAtcgtgggggcagcagctccagcaggggaccccaaacttccctatcccgagccacattaaccagctctgactgggggacccagaggcgttcccaggccagtgtggagatgtaatctctctacCTAGTCATGGGTCTTCCCCGAAGCCttctcccagctggatgtgcctgataCACCTCACTAGGGAGGCGcctagggggcatccttaccagatgcccaaaccacctcaactggctcctttcgaagCAAAGGAGCTGTGACTCCGAGCTcttcacggatgactgagctccataccctatctctaagggagaagcctgccacccttctgaggaaacccatttcggccgcttgtactcgcgacctagttctttcagtcatgatcCAGCCTTCATGACtgtaggtgagggtaggaacgaaaattgactggtagatcgggaactttgccttccagctcagctctcttttcatgacaaatgtgtgatagagcgagtgcaataccgcccctctgccccgattctccggctccattgtcccctcacttgtgaatAAGACCCCGTGCTACTGtcactccttcacttggggcaatacctccttccctacccgaaGTACGCACTCCATCATTTTCCtactgagaaccatggcctcagaattagaaatgcattataaatcatttatatgcagttatagcatttatggagtagtgggctaaagcactaaactgttaagcagaaggttgttggttcgatgcCGTTtcgaataaaagcgtctgccaaatgcatgaatgtaaatgtaaatgacgcAACATGCATAAAAGGGTAACTTTCATCCAATTACTGCCAAataatgagcattttaacttacatattataaatgcttaataaatgtctTAATGCATGATGTAGGTCACAGTGTAGCAAAATtagactattatagtgagattaaaaacaGGGATTTGCTACAGtctgctttgtgttatattaattACTAGGACTGTTTCGATACAATCAAATAGCGATTTGTATCGATAATTAGATCCATGTATCGTGATATATCGGGTTTattgtcagtgcagtcagagaCACTTCTGTGAGGCACAAAAGAGACTGAAAACCTAATGATAACGTAacgtttttaatgtttttatttgtgatATGACCGTAATTtaacaagttagaaggtcccctgtataatgaaTAACAGCATTAGCTAAAAGAAATATAAccaaattaattcaaattaaaagcaAAATCGAAATCTAATCGTGATATTGTGATGTATCATGATAAATATCTAATTGTGACGTGTATTGCAATATCTATCATATTGTGAGGTGGCTGGCAATTCTCAGCcctattaattactgtaatgtcttgactcacttgtgttgtcacatgTGGTATCCCAACTTAGTTCTTGTTACCTCCATTGCAGAAACACTTTAAGGTCTTAAagctcattcacagcatttataacttatatgtacatgtttataatgTTGGCAACttcttaataaatgcttcatagcTGTCCACTTTacataaaagtacatttccaTAGGATAATAATGTGGAAAATGtgttattaatcatttataaaaTGAGAGGTAAGATGGTTCACTATTTGGCAGTTATCGCTTGGAAGTCACCCTTTTTTAAGCATGTTGTTGTAACCgcatatcaattatttataaCACTAATTAGTTATAAGTAATTATAAATGAGTTATTAATCATCAATGAATCCctttataaagtgttaccctttTTTTCATGGTGGGGATTTTCCAGTTAGTTCCCAATATGTGCTAATTACATTTTCTAACCCCAACACCTTAACCTAACCCACACGGAATcctttttgataatttttttttctcactacaatatttagtatatttattatgaattttCCTTGTGTTGggcaatttcaggttttactatttggggacatttggtccccataatgtAGGCAAATCACGACACCCAAAACAGACACTCTGCATGTGTGAATGTGTAGCCTCTAATATGCATTAAAAGATCCAAACTGATGTGGGGAAGAGTGAGGGAAAGATATACCTGATGATGCTCTGTCACAGTCTTCCATTGCAGATAGCACTGACACCTACAGAGCAGCAGAGTCAGTCCATTATAAACCAGGAGTTATTTACGTGATTCTAAAATAACACACTAATAGTGCCCTTATCTTCTACCACCCTGCCTAATGGGAAGAGATGGGAACCTCAGAGTTGCAAAGCGGCACATAGATTTCAAATAAGGTTTCAGTGGATGTTagtgaagtcttttttttttttagatattgtcagaaaattgtatttaatgcTGGGTTATAAATTAGCCCTGAGCATAAAAGTATGCTTTCATAGGTTTATCAAATGAAGAATGCATTGTATCAAAGATAACTGGTTCCTTCTGCTCTATCAGACACTGATGTGACAATATATATTCATCACTTGTATCATCTTCATTCATCATTTTGACCCATGCATAAATGGCCAAATAGGCCTATATTAAAGGCTGGACATTAATTATTTTGCTGATAAACTGCATACACACATGCCTTGCAGAGATTACGTTATATGTAACACTGTTCAGAGAGACATATTACAAGCACagtagcaaaaaataaataaataaatgtacccAACACAAGAACACGTGTTCATCCAACCCCCACCTCCACCACCCTCTCCGAGAAGTTCCTCTTATTTGTCAGGGCTGGAGATGGAGTTTCATAGCAGGAGGCGAGCAGTGCGCAGCAACCGAGAACAGTGAGAAAACGAGCGGCATCAGATAAAAGATCTCAGCACCTGCTAGCCGCGAGGAACATCAGAGGTGGTGAGTTGAAACTTGGACAATATCCTTAGGGCGTCCACCAACTAGCATCTTATTAAATTGGAGTGATACACCTGGTGAAACAAGAGTGGATGAAGGTGGAGGATGGTGCCAACGCACAATTGCTAGATTGCGCCAAACCAATCTGAGATTACATATTACTCAGATCCGTATTTTTCCTCGACTGAGTGAGTATTCTTTAGTTATGTGGATTTGGAGAAGAGAAGGAGATCTGCATCGCTCCATCCCAAGAGAAGCGCGCTACCATTGAGAGACGCGCGGAGAAAACTCCTGCGGTAAAACAAGAGAAACGAATAAACTCGCTCCAGATTGGGACTTTTCAGTAATCTTCTCAGAAATGAGGGAGGGTTGTGTACCTGAAGTGTGAAGAAAGCCGAAAACATTCTGTCCTGAACAAGCGCGCAAAAACAGTCTGCTATATTTCGGGACAACTTCAGGGGTGGAGGATGTCAGCGTTGCGGAAGAAATTTGGGGATGATTATCAGGTGGTGACCACCTCGTCCAGCGGCGGCGGGTTCAACCAGGCGGCCCCCGAGAAGAAAAAGAAGCGTCAGCGCTTTGTGGACAAGAACGGCCGCTGTAACGTCCAGCACGGGAACCTGGGAGGAGAAACCAGCCGGTACCTGTCGGACCTGTTTACCACGCTCGTGGACCTCAAATGGCGGTGGAATCTGTTCATTTTCATCCTTACCTACACGGTGGCGTGGCTGTTCATGGCCTCGATGTGGTGGGTCATTGCCTTTATACGTGGAGATCTTTACCAGGCCCACGATGATAAGTACACACCGTGCGTGGCCAATGTGCATAACTTTCCCtcagcttttctttttttcatcgaAACCGAGGCCACCATCGGCTACGGTTACCGGTACATTACAGACAAGTGTCCCGAGGGCATAATTCTGTTCCTCTTCCAGTCCATCCTAGGGTCTATAGTGGATGCTTTTCTCATCGGCTGCATGTTCATCAAGATGTCCCAGCCGAAGAAACGGGCAGAGACGCTGATGTTCAGCGAGCACGCGGCTATTTCCATGCGTGACGGTAAACTGACCCTCATGTTCCGCGTGGGTAACCTGCGGAACAGCCATATGGTCTCCGCGCAAATACGCTGCAAACTACTCAAAGTGAGTATAGTACTGTAACTGTATAGTACTCAAAAAGAAGAGATCAAAGGCGAGACACCGGCACACCGCAGACATATGTGAAGGTTATTTAATTGCCTATACATAATTAGATCTCAATCTAGTTAATATGGGTGAACGTATACATAGCTATGGAACAAATGGCTATAGCCTATACCTGAAAGCTTTAAGTTATAGTTAATTCTTGCatgtaaaaggaatagttcacccaaaatgataattttgtcatcatttaatgaccctcatgtcatctcatctcatatgactttctttgttctgtggaacacaaacaaatatatatttttgaaggaTGTAGCTATGAGGTCTTTTTGGCCTTACATTGTAAGTCAATTTGGTCCAAACATTTCAAGCACCgaaaatgtcttctaaagctataTAATAGATTTAATTGAGAATTTCACAATGTATCACACACATGCAGatactatttagcagagacagaccACTTCTATCCACCTTTTTTCTGAAGTGTTCCACAATTCGCCTGTTTTCAATTTACGTTCTCCAGTGTTTTCATTCGCAGCCTATATTCTTAGCGGGTAATGTGATGTATAAagcattacatttgtaaaaaaaattgtcaaaaaacatgtGGGTCTATAGTGCTGATACTTCACAACTTAgattaccttttttgtttttttacagtgcctcACCTGTGTGTAGATGTTATAAAGTGATGGCCCGTGGTTAGTTACGTTGATTTTATTAACTtagagttgttatgacagccaagaactgcacaagttgagcatgaaattaagttttattcaaaataaataaaactctccagaccagaaacagaaaataGGCATTTAGAATAATCATAGTACAGagcagtggttgctcaggaaaactgtggattaaaatgaatggaaggaAATATGAATGCCCAACAGCCAAtgaatgtagaaaaggaagtcccgccttacaggtaaaagagcccaTCCTGTTTTAGACACAGACATCGCTTGTTAGTCAACTCGAGAACGAGTTAGCTGAACCAGCatgaaaaatagcatttttagcatgatctgagttaaagaaacacaatttattgaTACAGTAGGTTTCAGATTTTACTACTGATGATCTTAAATATGACAGCTTTTCTATTGACTGGCCCTGCTCCATATCAAAACCGCTGAGGTTGCCTGTGAAAAAAGTGGGAGTGCTCTGAATAAAATGAAGatataaaaatactttaaattaaaTCCTATTTAATGTTACCAAAACAGCTTAACATTAATTCCACTAATTACATTGCCTTTGTTTAAGATTATAATCAAAAGTACTGTTGGAAGATGTTATCCACACccactgatctagagtcagtTTTTGAATTTCACTAATAATTAAGGTTTGGATATGGCTTTGAGGAACTGATCCTAAACCAGCAGTTATGAGCCGCTTTAGCCTGTAGAAGAAAACGATAACAGCAGGCTAGATTGAGTAGCTGTCTCGTTATGAAGGCAGAGGTTTAGTTGTCAGCCGCATGCATCATAGAGGCTGTTTAGTTTCGGAAAAGCAAGTAGAACATTCCAAATGCAGCCTTTGAATGCGACcttcaaatgcaaggaatgttcaTTTCCAAGTTAAAGTACCTCAGTagacagttatatatatatatatatatatatatatatatatatatatatatatatatatatatatatatatatatatataggtataattataataatatataatgtaaaatatattattttaaagtaaatataaaagtacattcccaaaatctattttcttttcactCACATCGTTATAACTTGACATAAGTACAACTATTGTACTTTTTGTTTCCATTGTCCTACGAATGCCATCTTGTTTAAACAAAGCTAAATCTAAATTGAGGACACTCTGTATACCGCTGCCTACAATGGACGCATTCTAACTATCAACAGCCTTCACATTGAGACTTGACTAGTGAGATAATTAAGCCACAAATTCTCTATGTGCGAGTGGAGGACTTAACCAATTCAATTATCATGTGTATGTTGaaggcatgaaagcagaatgctgtGCCTGTAAATGAAGAAACACTGATTTGCACAATCATTCAATTTACTAGTTTTAATGCAGggatcctgtgtgtgtgtgtgtgtgtgtgtgtgtgtgtgtgtgtgtgtgtgtgtgtgtgtgtgtgtgtgtgtgtgtgtgtgttcgcctTACTATACAGTATTATTTGGCTTACCTATTAAACTGAGGCTGCTTAGAACCCTCTAGCACACATATAGAACCTATATTTTAGAAGAGTTGATTTTTGTTGTGCTTCTCACCAAATGTGATTGCATCGCTCATGAAGATGTGGATTAAATCATacggattatttttatgctgcctttatgtctttttgtgagcttgaatgttttggaccccattgacttaatatatggacaaaaaaaaaaatacatcctttaaaaacctttgtttgtgttctgcaaaagaaagaacgtcatacaaaTTTGGTACGGTGATGAAGAGATGAGAGATGTTgagataataatacattttagaaatCTCAGCGCTAAGCTTATATGGCTGTGTACATGCTTCACGTCAAGTAGATAACCTTGATAAAAGACCTGTAATCTGATTTTTTGCTGGGATGCAATTGTAACTTTTGGATCAGTTTTTATGCAATCTCTCTCAAACATCATACACTCACTCTACTGCTCCATCATCTCAGTCTTTTATCctaactttctctctctctttctgttcccATATCTATCTGCCTCCTCTGTCTCTCTGTAGTCTCGTCAAACTCCTGAAGGTGAGTTTTTGCCTCTGGATCAACTCGAACTGGACGTTGGTTTCAGCACTGGAGCCGACCAGCTTTTCTTAGTGTCTCCTCTGACGATATGCCACGTGATCGACTCCAAGAGCCCATTCTATGACCTCTCACTGAGGTCCATGCAGACAGAGCAATTTGAGATTGTGGTTATCTTAGAGGGGATCGTGGAGACCACCGGTGAGTTTTAACAATAACACAGATGAATTATGAAACATATCCCACAGCTCAGTGACAGAAAATAATATACATAGATGCCAGAAATTTT
Proteins encoded in this window:
- the kcnj3b gene encoding G protein-activated inward rectifier potassium channel 1, with the translated sequence MSALRKKFGDDYQVVTTSSSGGGFNQAAPEKKKKRQRFVDKNGRCNVQHGNLGGETSRYLSDLFTTLVDLKWRWNLFIFILTYTVAWLFMASMWWVIAFIRGDLYQAHDDKYTPCVANVHNFPSAFLFFIETEATIGYGYRYITDKCPEGIILFLFQSILGSIVDAFLIGCMFIKMSQPKKRAETLMFSEHAAISMRDGKLTLMFRVGNLRNSHMVSAQIRCKLLKSRQTPEGEFLPLDQLELDVGFSTGADQLFLVSPLTICHVIDSKSPFYDLSLRSMQTEQFEIVVILEGIVETTGMTCQARTSYTEDEVLWGHRFFPVISLEEGFFKVDYSQFHGTFEVPTPPHSVKEQEESLLLSSPLTAPSLCHSAGGVTEGSGTLEGLDLQSDAETGSISIATPMPTNKMPAKFQKLTGRDVLIRDGMPRKLLRMSSEITYNLGDLPVKLQRISSAPGVAEERLQPISGVISSMEDRLTSKMGLVGGFEPISQSVTDLPPKLQRLAGGVGVGGVGIGGRMDGHLPPKLRKINSERFTGLSFK